Proteins from a single region of Streptococcus oralis:
- the secY gene encoding preprotein translocase subunit SecY encodes MFFKLLKEALKVKQVRSKILFTIFIILVFRIGTSITVPGVNAKSLEALSGLSFLNMLSLVSGNAMKNFSVFALGVSPYITASIVVQLLQMDILPKFVEWGKQGEVGRRKLNQATRYIALVLAFVQSIGITAGFNTLSGAKLLTTALTPQVFVTIGIILTAGSMIVTWLGEQITDKGYGNGVSMIIFAGIVASIPEMIKGIYVDYFVNIPSSRLTSSIIFVVILIIAVLLIVYFTTFVQQAEYKIPIQYTKVAQGAPSSSYLPLKVNPAGVIPVIFASSITAAPAAILQFLSATGHDWAWVRTAQEMLSTTSPTGVAMYALLIILFTFFYTFVQINPEKAAENLQKSGAYIHGVRPGKGTEEFMSKLLRRLATVGSIFLGVISILPIVAKDVFGLSEAVAFGGTSLLIIISTGIEGIKQLEGYLLKRKYVGFMDKTE; translated from the coding sequence ATGTTTTTTAAATTACTAAAAGAAGCGCTCAAGGTTAAACAAGTTCGATCAAAAATTCTCTTTACGATTTTTATCATTCTTGTTTTCCGTATTGGGACAAGTATCACTGTTCCAGGTGTGAATGCGAAAAGTTTGGAAGCTCTCAGTGGTTTATCTTTCTTGAACATGCTTAGTCTTGTTTCAGGGAATGCCATGAAGAACTTCTCCGTTTTTGCACTCGGAGTAAGTCCGTATATCACTGCTTCCATCGTTGTTCAATTGCTACAAATGGATATTTTACCGAAGTTTGTAGAATGGGGCAAACAAGGGGAAGTAGGACGGAGAAAACTAAACCAAGCTACTCGTTATATTGCACTTGTACTTGCATTTGTTCAATCTATCGGGATTACAGCAGGATTTAATACTCTATCTGGAGCGAAATTATTAACGACAGCTTTAACTCCACAGGTTTTTGTTACCATTGGTATTATCCTCACGGCAGGTAGTATGATTGTAACGTGGCTCGGGGAACAAATTACAGATAAGGGATACGGAAACGGTGTTTCTATGATTATCTTTGCAGGTATTGTTGCTTCAATTCCTGAAATGATTAAAGGAATCTATGTTGACTACTTCGTCAATATTCCAAGTAGCCGTTTGACTTCATCTATTATCTTTGTCGTTATTTTGATTATCGCTGTCTTGTTGATTGTATACTTTACAACCTTTGTTCAACAGGCAGAATATAAAATTCCAATCCAATATACAAAAGTTGCTCAAGGAGCCCCATCAAGCTCATACCTTCCATTGAAGGTAAACCCAGCGGGGGTTATCCCAGTTATCTTTGCAAGTTCCATTACAGCAGCACCTGCAGCCATTCTTCAGTTTTTGAGTGCTACAGGTCATGATTGGGCTTGGGTACGTACAGCACAGGAAATGTTATCTACAACATCTCCGACAGGTGTTGCTATGTATGCCTTGTTGATCATTCTCTTTACATTCTTCTATACATTTGTACAGATCAATCCAGAGAAAGCAGCAGAAAACTTGCAAAAGAGTGGAGCCTACATTCATGGTGTCCGTCCTGGTAAGGGAACTGAAGAGTTCATGTCGAAACTTCTTCGTCGCCTTGCGACTGTCGGATCAATCTTCCTTGGTGTGATTTCAATCTTGCCGATTGTGGCAAAAGATGTCTTTGGTCTTTCAGAAGCTGTTGCTTTTGGGGGAACTAGTCTTTTGATCATTATCTCAACTGGTATCGAAGGAATCAAACAGCTAGAAGGTTACCTATTGAAACGTAAGTATGTTGGTTTCATGGACAAAACAGAATAA
- a CDS encoding adenylate kinase: MNLLIMGLPGAGKGTQAAKIVEQFHVAHISTGDMFRAAMANQTEMGVLAKSYIDKGELVPDEVTNGIVKERLSQDDIKETGFLLDGYPRTIEQAHALDKTLAELGIELEGVINIEVNPDCLLERLSGRIIHRETGETFHKVFNPPVDYKEEDYYQREDDKPETVKRRLDVNIAQGEPIIAHYRAKGLVHDIEGNQDINDVFKDIEKVLTNLK, from the coding sequence ATGAATCTTTTGATTATGGGCTTACCTGGAGCAGGTAAGGGAACGCAAGCAGCTAAAATTGTGGAGCAATTCCACGTGGCACACATTTCAACTGGAGATATGTTCCGTGCTGCTATGGCAAATCAAACTGAAATGGGTGTACTTGCAAAGTCATACATCGACAAAGGTGAGTTGGTTCCAGATGAAGTTACAAATGGAATCGTTAAAGAACGCCTTTCACAGGACGACATCAAGGAAACAGGTTTCTTGTTGGATGGTTACCCACGTACGATTGAACAAGCCCATGCCTTGGACAAAACATTGGCGGAACTCGGTATCGAACTAGAAGGTGTGATCAATATCGAAGTGAACCCAGATTGTCTCTTGGAACGTTTGAGTGGCCGTATCATCCACCGCGAAACAGGTGAAACCTTCCACAAGGTTTTCAACCCACCAGTTGACTACAAAGAAGAAGATTATTACCAACGCGAAGATGACAAACCTGAGACAGTGAAGCGTCGTTTGGATGTGAATATCGCCCAAGGTGAACCAATCATTGCTCACTACCGTGCCAAAGGATTAGTCCACGATATCGAAGGAAATCAAGATATCAATGATGTGTTCAAAGACATCGAAAAAGTATTGACAAATTTGAAATAA
- the infA gene encoding translation initiation factor IF-1, which translates to MAKDDVIEVEGKVVDTMPNAMFTVELENGHQILATVSGKIRKNYIRILAGDRVTVEMSPYDLTRGRITYRFK; encoded by the coding sequence GTGGCAAAAGACGATGTGATTGAAGTTGAAGGCAAAGTAGTTGATACAATGCCTAACGCAATGTTTACGGTTGAACTTGAAAATGGACATCAGATTTTAGCAACAGTTTCTGGTAAAATTCGTAAAAACTATATTCGTATTTTAGCGGGAGATCGTGTTACTGTCGAGATGAGTCCATATGACTTGACACGTGGACGTATCACTTACCGCTTTAAATAA
- the rpmJ gene encoding 50S ribosomal protein L36, which produces MKVRPSVKPICEYCKVIRRNGRVMVICPANPKHKQRQG; this is translated from the coding sequence ATGAAAGTAAGACCATCGGTCAAACCAATTTGCGAATACTGTAAAGTAATTCGTCGTAATGGTCGTGTTATGGTAATTTGCCCAGCAAATCCAAAACACAAACAACGTCAAGGATAA
- the rpsM gene encoding 30S ribosomal protein S13, whose translation MARIAGVDIPNDKRVVISLTYVYGIGLATSKKILAAAGISEDVRVRDLTSDQEDAIRREVDAIKVEGDLRREVNLNIKRLMEIGSYRGIRHRRGLPVRGQNTKNNARTRKGKAVAIAGKKK comes from the coding sequence ATGGCTCGTATTGCTGGAGTTGACATTCCAAATGACAAACGCGTAGTAATCTCATTGACTTATGTTTATGGTATCGGACTTGCAACATCTAAGAAAATTTTGGCTGCTGCTGGAATCTCAGAAGATGTTCGTGTACGTGACCTTACATCAGACCAAGAAGATGCTATCCGTCGTGAAGTGGATGCAATCAAAGTTGAAGGTGACCTTCGTCGTGAAGTAAACTTGAACATCAAACGTTTGATGGAAATCGGTTCATACCGTGGTATTCGTCACCGTCGTGGACTTCCTGTCCGTGGACAAAACACTAAAAACAACGCTCGCACTCGTAAAGGTAAAGCTGTTGCGATTGCTGGTAAGAAAAAATAA
- the rpsK gene encoding 30S ribosomal protein S11 translates to MAKPTRKRRVKKNIESGIAHIHATFNNTIVMITDVHGNAIAWSSAGALGFKGSRKSTPFAAQMASEAAAKSAQEHGLKSVEVTVKGPGSGRESAIRALAAAGLEVTAIRDVTPVPHNGARPPKRRRV, encoded by the coding sequence TTGGCTAAACCAACACGTAAACGTCGTGTGAAAAAGAATATCGAATCTGGTATTGCTCATATTCACGCTACATTTAATAACACTATTGTTATGATTACTGATGTGCATGGTAATGCAATTGCTTGGTCATCAGCTGGTGCTCTTGGTTTCAAAGGTTCTCGTAAATCTACACCATTCGCTGCTCAAATGGCTTCTGAAGCTGCTGCTAAATCTGCACAAGAACACGGTCTTAAATCAGTTGAAGTTACTGTAAAAGGTCCAGGTTCTGGTCGTGAGTCAGCTATTCGTGCGCTTGCTGCCGCTGGTCTTGAAGTAACAGCAATTCGTGATGTGACTCCAGTGCCACACAATGGTGCTCGTCCTCCAAAACGTCGCCGTGTATAA
- a CDS encoding DNA-directed RNA polymerase subunit alpha, which translates to MIEFEKPNITKIDENKDYGKFVIEPLERGYGTTLGNSLRRVLLASLPGAAVTSINIEGVLHEFDTVPGVREDVMQIILNIKGIAVKSYVEDEKIIELDVEGPAEITAGDILTDSDIEIVNPDHYLFTIGEGSSLKATMTVNSGRGYVPADENKKDNAPVGTLAVDSIYTPVTKVNYQVEPARVGSNDGFDKLTLEILTNGTIIPEDALGLSARILTEHLDLFTNLTEIAKSTEVMKEADTESDDRILDRTIEELDLSVRSYNCLKRAGINTVHDLTEKSEAEMMKVRNLGRKSLEEVKLKLIDLGLGLKDK; encoded by the coding sequence ATGATTGAGTTTGAAAAACCAAATATAACAAAAATTGATGAAAATAAAGATTATGGCAAGTTTGTAATCGAACCACTTGAACGTGGTTACGGTACAACTCTTGGTAACTCTCTTCGTCGTGTACTACTAGCTTCTCTACCAGGAGCAGCAGTGACATCTATCAACATTGAAGGTGTCTTGCATGAGTTCGACACAGTTCCAGGTGTTCGTGAAGACGTGATGCAAATCATTCTGAACATTAAAGGGATTGCAGTGAAATCATACGTTGAAGACGAAAAAATCATTGAACTTGACGTTGAAGGTCCCGCTGAAATTACAGCTGGAGACATTTTGACTGACAGTGATATTGAGATTGTAAATCCAGATCATTATCTCTTTACAATCGGTGAAGGGTCTTCCCTAAAAGCGACAATGACTGTTAACAGTGGTCGTGGATATGTACCTGCTGATGAAAACAAAAAAGATAATGCACCAGTTGGAACACTTGCTGTAGATTCTATTTATACACCAGTTACAAAAGTCAACTATCAAGTAGAGCCTGCTCGTGTAGGTAGCAATGATGGATTTGACAAATTAACCCTTGAAATCTTGACTAATGGAACAATTATTCCAGAAGATGCTTTAGGGCTTTCAGCACGTATCTTGACAGAACATCTTGATTTGTTTACAAATCTTACTGAGATTGCTAAGTCAACTGAAGTGATGAAAGAAGCTGATACTGAATCTGACGACCGAATTTTGGATCGTACGATTGAGGAACTGGACTTGTCTGTGCGTTCATACAACTGTTTGAAACGTGCCGGTATCAATACTGTGCATGATTTGACAGAAAAATCTGAAGCAGAGATGATGAAAGTACGAAATCTTGGACGCAAGAGTTTGGAAGAAGTGAAACTCAAACTCATTGACTTGGGTCTTGGATTAAAAGATAAATAA
- the rplQ gene encoding 50S ribosomal protein L17 translates to MAYRKLGRTSSQRKAMLRDLTTDLLINESIVTTEARAKEIRKTVEKMITLGKRGDLHARRQAAAFVRNEIASENYDEATDKYTSTTALQKLFSEIAPRYAERNGGYTRILKTEPRRGDAAPMAIIELV, encoded by the coding sequence ATGGCTTACCGTAAACTAGGACGCACTAGCTCACAACGTAAAGCAATGCTTCGCGATTTGACAACTGACCTTTTGATCAACGAATCAATCGTGACAACTGAAGCTCGTGCTAAAGAAATCCGTAAAACTGTTGAAAAAATGATTACTCTAGGTAAACGTGGTGATTTGCATGCACGTCGTCAAGCAGCTGCTTTCGTACGTAATGAAATCGCATCTGAAAACTATGATGAAGCAACTGATAAGTACACTTCTACTACAGCACTTCAAAAATTGTTCTCAGAAATCGCACCTCGTTATGCTGAACGTAACGGTGGATACACTCGTATCCTTAAAACTGAACCACGTCGTGGTGATGCTGCGCCAATGGCGATCATCGAATTAGTATAA
- a CDS encoding ACT domain-containing protein, protein MKAIITVVGKDKAGIVAGVSTKIAELGLNIDDISQTVLDEYFTMMAVVSSDEKQDFTYLRNEFETFGQTLNVKINIQSAAIFDAMYNI, encoded by the coding sequence ATGAAGGCTATTATTACAGTGGTTGGTAAGGACAAGGCTGGGATCGTTGCAGGCGTGTCTACTAAGATTGCAGAGTTGGGTTTGAATATTGACGATATTTCTCAGACGGTGTTGGATGAATACTTTACTATGATGGCAGTCGTTTCTAGTGACGAAAAACAGGATTTCACTTATCTGCGAAATGAGTTTGAAACTTTCGGCCAGACCTTGAATGTCAAAATCAATATTCAAAGTGCGGCGATTTTTGACGCTATGTATAATATCTAG
- a CDS encoding PFL family protein has translation MDIRQVTETIAMIEEQNFDIRTITMGISLLDCIDPDINRAAEKIYQKITTKAANLVAVGDEIAAELGIPIVNKRVSVTPISLIGAATDATDYVVLAKALDKAAKEIGVDFIGGFSALVQKGYQKGDEILINSIPRALAETDKVCSSVNIGSTKSGINMTAVADMGRIIKETAMLSDMGAAKLVVFANAVEDNPFMAGAFHGVGEADVIINVGVSGPGVVKRALEKVRGQSFDVVAETVKKTAFKITRIGQLVGQMASERLGVDFGIVDLSLAPTPAVGDSVARVLEEMGLETVGTHGTTAALALLNDQVKKGGVMACNQVGGLSGAFIPVSEDEGMIAAVQDGSLNLEKLEAMTAICSVGLDMIAIPEDTPAETIAAMIADEAAIGVINMKTTAVRIIPKGKEGDMIEFGGLLGTAPVMKVNGASSVDFISRGGQIPAPIHSFKN, from the coding sequence ATGGATATTAGACAAGTTACAGAAACCATTGCCATGATCGAGGAGCAGAACTTCGATATCAGAACCATCACCATGGGGATTTCTCTTTTGGACTGTATTGATCCAGATATCAATCGTGCTGCTGAAAAGATTTACCAAAAAATCACCACTAAAGCTGCAAATCTAGTAGCTGTAGGAGATGAAATTGCTGCGGAACTAGGGATTCCTATTGTTAATAAACGGGTATCGGTGACTCCGATTTCTTTAATTGGTGCTGCGACTGATGCGACAGACTATGTTGTTTTGGCAAAAGCACTTGACAAGGCTGCCAAGGAGATTGGTGTTGACTTTATTGGTGGATTCTCAGCTTTGGTACAAAAAGGCTACCAAAAAGGAGATGAAATTCTCATCAATTCTATCCCCCGCGCTCTAGCTGAGACAGATAAGGTCTGTTCGTCCGTTAATATTGGCTCAACTAAATCAGGTATCAACATGACTGCGGTCGCTGATATGGGACGTATCATCAAGGAAACAGCTATGTTGTCAGATATGGGTGCGGCCAAGTTGGTCGTATTTGCTAATGCTGTTGAGGACAATCCTTTTATGGCAGGGGCCTTTCATGGTGTTGGCGAAGCAGATGTTATCATCAATGTCGGGGTTTCGGGTCCTGGTGTGGTCAAGCGTGCCTTGGAAAAAGTTCGTGGACAGAGCTTTGATGTAGTAGCGGAAACAGTCAAGAAAACGGCCTTCAAGATTACTCGTATCGGTCAATTAGTTGGTCAGATGGCCAGCGAGAGACTGGGTGTTGACTTTGGAATTGTCGACCTAAGCTTGGCGCCCACTCCTGCGGTTGGTGATTCTGTGGCTCGTGTCCTTGAGGAAATGGGCCTAGAAACAGTTGGTACACATGGGACGACGGCTGCCCTTGCTCTTTTGAATGACCAAGTTAAGAAGGGCGGAGTGATGGCTTGTAACCAAGTCGGTGGCTTGTCAGGTGCTTTTATCCCCGTTTCTGAAGATGAGGGGATGATTGCTGCGGTGCAAGATGGTTCTCTGAATTTAGAGAAACTAGAAGCCATGACGGCTATCTGTTCAGTTGGACTGGATATGATTGCCATTCCGGAAGATACGCCTGCTGAAACCATTGCAGCTATGATTGCGGATGAGGCGGCAATCGGTGTTATTAACATGAAAACAACGGCTGTCCGTATTATTCCAAAGGGCAAAGAAGGCGATATGATTGAGTTTGGTGGTTTGCTAGGGACAGCTCCAGTTATGAAGGTCAACGGGGCTTCGTCTGTTGATTTCATCTCTCGCGGTGGGCAAATCCCAGCTCCAATCCATAGTTTTAAAAATTAA
- a CDS encoding histidine phosphatase family protein → MSKVRLYLVRHGKTMFNTIGRAQGWSDTPLTVEGELGIHELGIGLRESGLQFDRAYSSDSGRTIQTMGIILEELGLQGKIPYRMDKRIREWCFGSFDGAYDGDLFMGLIPRIFNVDHVHQLSYAELAEGLVEVDTAGWAEGWEKLSGRIKEGFEAIAKEMEEQGGGNALVVSHGMTIGTIVYLINGMHPHGLDNGSVTILEYENGQFTVQVVGDRSYRELGREKMEETNS, encoded by the coding sequence ATGTCTAAAGTAAGATTGTACTTGGTCCGTCATGGGAAAACGATGTTTAACACGATTGGACGTGCTCAAGGATGGAGTGATACACCTCTGACTGTAGAAGGTGAGTTGGGAATCCATGAACTGGGAATTGGCTTGAGAGAGTCTGGCTTGCAGTTTGACCGCGCTTATTCCAGCGATTCAGGGCGTACTATTCAAACCATGGGAATTATCCTAGAAGAACTTGGCCTGCAGGGGAAAATCCCTTACCGAATGGACAAGCGCATCAGAGAGTGGTGCTTTGGTAGTTTTGATGGGGCCTATGATGGGGACCTCTTTATGGGGTTGATTCCGAGAATTTTCAATGTAGACCATGTTCATCAGTTGTCCTATGCAGAGCTAGCAGAAGGTCTAGTTGAGGTCGATACTGCAGGATGGGCTGAAGGTTGGGAAAAACTCAGTGGCCGAATCAAGGAAGGCTTTGAAGCGATTGCCAAAGAAATGGAAGAACAAGGTGGGGGCAATGCCCTCGTTGTGAGCCATGGAATGACGATTGGTACCATTGTTTATCTGATCAATGGCATGCATCCGCATGGTCTAGATAATGGTAGCGTGACGATTCTTGAATATGAGAACGGCCAGTTTACGGTCCAAGTTGTTGGTGACCGTAGCTATCGAGAGCTCGGACGTGAGAAGATGGAAGAGACAAATAGTTAA
- a CDS encoding methyltransferase family protein, with protein MDLQTIFAYGFILIFIITETWIKRKTKSNNENNSEDKGSRYIIIGSVVCCLLLMNEQLLPSIAQLPHFLIYIGILLSLAGFVLRIYAVNYLGKNFTLAVQTTDSQQLVEAGPYSIVRNPAYTGSIVSILGLSIVSLNPLTIIICLILLVVGYSIRLKVEEKALYNHFGRAYETYCQKVRYRIFPYIW; from the coding sequence ATGGATTTACAAACTATTTTTGCATATGGGTTCATTCTCATTTTCATCATCACAGAAACGTGGATTAAAAGGAAAACAAAATCAAACAATGAAAATAACTCTGAAGACAAAGGAAGTCGTTACATCATTATTGGTAGTGTTGTTTGTTGTCTCCTATTAATGAATGAACAACTTCTACCTTCTATAGCTCAATTGCCACATTTTTTGATCTATATTGGAATTCTCCTTTCTCTAGCCGGCTTTGTATTACGTATCTATGCAGTTAATTATCTTGGGAAGAATTTTACACTTGCGGTTCAAACAACAGATAGTCAGCAGTTGGTAGAAGCAGGGCCCTATTCTATAGTAAGAAATCCTGCCTATACTGGTAGCATCGTATCCATACTTGGCTTGTCAATTGTTTCATTAAATCCTCTCACAATTATTATTTGTCTCATTCTATTGGTAGTTGGTTACAGTATTCGATTAAAAGTAGAAGAAAAAGCCTTATACAATCATTTTGGAAGAGCATATGAAACATACTGTCAAAAGGTTCGCTATCGAATTTTCCCTTATATTTGGTAA
- the leuS gene encoding leucine--tRNA ligase has product MSFYNHKEIEPKWQGYWAKHHTFKTGTDASKPKFYALDMFPYPSGAGLHVGHPEGYTATDILSRYKRAQGYNVLHPMGWDAFGLPAEQYAMDTGNDPAEFTAENIANFKRQINALGFSYDWDREVNTTDPNYYKWTQWIFTKLYEKGLAYEAEVPVNWVEELGTAIANEEVLPDGTSERGGYPVVRKPMRQWMLKITAYAERLLNDLDELDWPESIKDMQRNWIGKSTGANVTFKVKGTDKEFTVFTTRPDTLFGATFTVLAPEHDLVDAIVSPEQAEAVAAYKHQASLKSDLARTDLAKEKTGVWTGAYAINPVNGKEIPIWIADYVLASYGTGAVMAVPAHDQRDWEFAKQFDLPIVEVLEGGNVAEAAYTEDGLHVNSDFLDGLNKEDAIAKIVAWLEEKGCGQEKVTYRLRDWLFSRQRYWGEPIPIIHWEDGTSTAVPENELPLVLPVTKDIRPSGTGESPLANLTDWLEVTREDGVKGRRETNTMPQWAGSSWYYLRYIDPHNTEKLADEDLLKQWLPVDIYVGGAEHAVLHLLYARFWHKFLYDLGVVPTKEPFQKLFNQGMILGTSYRDHRGALVATDKVEKRDGSFFHVETGEELEQAPAKMSKSLKNVVNPDDVVEQYGADTLRVYEMFMGPLDASIAWSEEGLEGSRKFLDRVYRLITSKEIVAENNGALDKVYNETVKSVTEQIESMKFNTAIAQLMVFVNAANKEDKLYVGYAKGFIQLIAPFAPHLAEELWQTVTATGESISYVAWPTWDESKLVEDEIEIVVQIKGKVRAKLMVAKDLSREELQEIALADEKVKAEIDGKEIIKVIAVPNKLVNIVVK; this is encoded by the coding sequence ATGAGTTTTTACAATCATAAGGAAATTGAGCCTAAGTGGCAGGGCTACTGGGCGAAACATCATACATTTAAGACAGGAACAGATGCCTCAAAACCGAAGTTTTATGCGCTTGACATGTTCCCTTACCCGTCTGGAGCAGGTCTGCACGTAGGACACCCAGAAGGCTACACAGCGACTGATATCCTTAGCCGTTACAAACGTGCCCAAGGTTACAATGTCCTTCACCCAATGGGGTGGGATGCCTTTGGTTTGCCAGCTGAGCAGTACGCTATGGATACGGGGAATGACCCAGCAGAATTTACAGCGGAAAATATTGCCAACTTCAAACGCCAAATCAATGCGCTTGGCTTCTCTTACGACTGGGACCGTGAAGTCAATACAACAGATCCAAACTACTACAAGTGGACTCAGTGGATTTTCACCAAGCTTTACGAAAAAGGCTTGGCCTATGAAGCCGAAGTACCAGTAAACTGGGTGGAAGAATTGGGAACGGCCATTGCCAACGAAGAAGTCCTTCCTGACGGAACTTCTGAGCGTGGAGGCTATCCAGTTGTCCGCAAACCAATGCGCCAATGGATGCTTAAAATCACGGCTTATGCAGAGCGCTTACTCAATGATTTAGATGAACTTGATTGGCCTGAGTCCATCAAGGATATGCAACGCAATTGGATTGGGAAATCAACTGGTGCCAATGTAACCTTTAAAGTAAAGGGAACAGACAAGGAATTCACTGTCTTTACCACTCGTCCGGATACCCTTTTCGGTGCGACCTTTACCGTTCTTGCACCTGAGCATGATTTGGTAGATGCTATCGTCAGTCCAGAACAAGCTGAGGCAGTAGCTGCCTACAAACACCAAGCCAGTCTCAAGTCTGACTTGGCTCGTACCGACCTTGCTAAGGAAAAAACAGGGGTTTGGACGGGTGCTTATGCCATCAACCCTGTCAATGGCAAGGAAATTCCAATCTGGATCGCTGACTATGTTCTTGCTAGTTATGGAACAGGTGCTGTCATGGCTGTGCCTGCCCATGACCAACGTGACTGGGAATTTGCCAAACAATTTGACCTTCCAATCGTAGAAGTGCTAGAAGGTGGAAATGTAGCGGAAGCTGCCTATACTGAAGATGGTCTTCATGTCAATTCAGACTTCCTAGATGGCCTTAACAAAGAAGACGCTATTGCTAAGATTGTGGCTTGGTTGGAAGAGAAAGGTTGTGGACAAGAGAAGGTTACCTACCGTCTCCGCGACTGGCTTTTTAGTCGTCAACGTTACTGGGGTGAGCCAATCCCAATCATTCATTGGGAAGATGGGACTTCAACAGCTGTTCCTGAAAATGAATTGCCACTTGTCTTGCCAGTCACCAAGGATATCCGCCCTTCAGGTACTGGGGAAAGTCCACTAGCTAACTTGACAGACTGGCTTGAAGTGACTCGTGAAGATGGTGTCAAAGGTCGTCGTGAAACCAACACCATGCCACAGTGGGCTGGTTCAAGCTGGTACTACCTCCGCTATATCGACCCACACAATACTGAGAAATTGGCTGATGAGGACCTTCTCAAACAATGGTTGCCAGTGGATATCTACGTGGGTGGTGCAGAGCATGCCGTTCTTCACTTGCTCTACGCTCGTTTCTGGCACAAATTCCTCTATGACCTCGGTGTGGTTCCAACCAAAGAACCATTCCAAAAACTCTTTAACCAAGGAATGATTTTGGGGACAAGCTACCGTGACCACCGTGGGGCTCTTGTAGCGACTGACAAGGTTGAAAAACGTGACGGTTCCTTCTTCCATGTGGAAACAGGAGAAGAGTTGGAGCAAGCACCAGCCAAGATGTCTAAATCGCTCAAAAACGTTGTCAATCCAGACGACGTAGTGGAACAATACGGTGCTGACACCCTTCGTGTCTATGAAATGTTTATGGGGCCACTTGATGCTTCAATCGCTTGGTCTGAAGAAGGTCTGGAAGGAAGCCGTAAGTTCCTTGACCGTGTTTACCGTCTGATTACAAGTAAAGAAATTGTTGCGGAAAACAATGGCGCTCTTGACAAGGTTTATAACGAAACCGTTAAATCTGTTACTGAGCAAATCGAGTCCATGAAATTCAACACAGCCATTGCTCAACTCATGGTCTTTGTCAATGCGGCTAACAAGGAAGACAAACTCTATGTGGGCTATGCCAAAGGCTTTATCCAATTGATTGCCCCATTTGCACCTCACTTGGCAGAAGAACTCTGGCAAACAGTTACAGCAACAGGTGAGTCCATCTCTTACGTGGCTTGGCCAACATGGGACGAAAGTAAATTGGTTGAAGACGAAATCGAAATCGTCGTTCAAATCAAAGGAAAAGTCCGTGCCAAACTCATGGTTGCCAAAGACCTCTCACGCGAAGAATTGCAAGAAATTGCTCTAGCGGACGAAAAAGTCAAAGCGGAGATTGACGGTAAGGAAATCATAAAAGTGATTGCGGTACCTAACAAACTCGTTAATATCGTTGTTAAATAA
- a CDS encoding MarR family winged helix-turn-helix transcriptional regulator — MDKKEFITFNNRFNRFILAFDQLKKNQHKSGVDKSITLNEVHLIVVIGKNQPLNLVKLSELLEVSRSAITQSVRRLIQKNLVVFDFAPNNGKNKYLRLSDKGIEVFKIHKEQQAYIEKSVFSVLNNYSEEELQTVVKLMDDIEKVWEELPW; from the coding sequence ATGGATAAAAAAGAATTTATTACATTTAATAATCGTTTCAATAGATTTATTTTAGCGTTTGACCAGTTAAAAAAAAATCAACATAAAAGTGGTGTTGACAAATCCATTACTTTGAATGAGGTACATTTGATTGTTGTGATTGGGAAAAATCAGCCCTTAAATCTAGTAAAATTATCTGAATTATTAGAAGTTTCGAGAAGTGCAATAACTCAAAGTGTTAGGAGATTAATTCAAAAAAATTTAGTTGTTTTTGATTTTGCTCCGAATAATGGGAAAAATAAATATTTGAGATTATCTGACAAAGGCATCGAAGTTTTTAAAATCCATAAGGAGCAACAAGCATATATTGAAAAATCGGTCTTTTCAGTTTTAAACAACTATAGCGAGGAGGAGCTTCAAACAGTTGTGAAATTGATGGATGATATTGAAAAGGTATGGGAAGAATTACCGTGGTAA